In Nitrospinota bacterium, the DNA window CTCCGATAAACAGAGATTCCAGTAATTCGAGATTGAATATCCAATATCCTAAGCTGAACCCGAGCAAAAGCGGCACAGCAAATCCACCCAGGGCTACGATTAACGATTTGCGACTCGACCGCGCCAGTTGGTGGAAGTCGCTTCCCAATCCCACTTCGAATAAAAGCAGGATGATGCCGATCTCAGCCATGAGCCGAATTGCATCAATGGGTTCGACCCAGTCCAGCAGGCTTGGTCCCAGGGCCACTCCTGCTAGTAACTCCCCGATGACTGCGGGTCCTTTACACCTGACGGTCAACTCAGCAAAGACGCGTGCCGTCAGAAGGATGGTCAGGAGGATAAGAAAAAAGTCGTGGACATGCATGGATGCTCCGAAATTATTTAAATCGCTACGTTGTAAGACAAGATTATTGTTGAAATTATTTCATAATAATACTCTTTCTTTCCGCTCAACAGATAAAGCTAAGAACCTAAGAGACTTATAGTCGCCATTTAAGCTCTAGCAAACTTTCTTGAACGTAAGACCCAGCTTTATGAGAAAGTGCTACTGTTAGACGCATCGGGCGATACGTCAGGAAGTAGGGAATAATTATTTTTAAATAATATCTTATATAAAGAAGACAAAAATCATCTGTTTGAATATAACGTTTTTTTAAAGTTTTTTGTTTAAGGAGGTTTTTTATGAATAGTATTTATGAGCACATGAGTTCGCCTGTCTTATTTATAGGTTCAGAATTAAAGGCGAAGGATGGAATTGCAAAAATGATTAAAAATAATATTTCTTCCTTACTAGTAAAAAAAAATGGGAAGTATGTCGGTATATTAACAAAAACAGACTGGGTTGATATGGTTATTAAAGAGGTATGTGACCCAAATACAGTGAAGGTGTCGGAAACAATGGTCAATCCAATTATTAAAATTGATATGAATGAAACAATGGCGAAAGCAAGTAGTCTATTTGAAGAACGTTATATACGTCATTTGGCAGTCACTAGAAACGATGAGATTGTTGGAATATTGTCAGTAAAGGACTTAGAAAAATACTATTGTCAACTACACGACAAAGTTGGTATTGCCCATTATTAGGTTTAAGAAATTTAGAGGTGTTTTATGAGTTTTCGATTAATAGGTAAAAATATTGAACTAACAGATGGGATAAGAAACCACTTAATTAATAAAATAAGCAAAGTCATGAAAAATACGAAACCAGGTGCTAACTTGCGTTTATCCATTTGTCTACTGAAAAATCGCCATATAGTCACGCTATTTTGAAGCAAAATAGAGTGACTATGTTTGCAGTAGATGAGGCTAAAGGCTTTTATACATCTGCGGATAATGTTCTAAAAAAATTTGAGAAAAATTAAAAAACACAAAGCACGTGCTCAAAATATCAAAAGACAATTGCCCAAAAAAATT includes these proteins:
- a CDS encoding CBS domain-containing protein, giving the protein MNSIYEHMSSPVLFIGSELKAKDGIAKMIKNNISSLLVKKNGKYVGILTKTDWVDMVIKEVCDPNTVKVSETMVNPIIKIDMNETMAKASSLFEERYIRHLAVTRNDEIVGILSVKDLEKYYCQLHDKVGIAHY